One Trichoplusia ni isolate ovarian cell line Hi5 chromosome 6, tn1, whole genome shotgun sequence DNA segment encodes these proteins:
- the LOC113495225 gene encoding uncharacterized protein LOC113495225 has protein sequence MDGKKLTILFLVLSPVFTAAWKSASREDRREVREPRRAVHYHSKRHMLPEPDSKRRVTTQRPREFRKKPSGHLTPLEEDDIDNDEVISVAIGPPPIRPKYDKVHWKHPPKPVQHNVSNGTASNIVKDVLTQLGREFLSRQVSEDFVFGQYVGNAMRNLTADIKLKMQHDVLELIVRYQRLNRGEIPKMDDRNVSNTMPTLKEMKLDKKFTPANDTEDTWPDFSNLAKIVG, from the exons ATGGACGGGAAGAAATTGACGATATTGTTTTTAGTTCTTTCGCCTGTGTTTACT GCTGCCTGGAAGTCGGCATCACGGGAGGACAGGCGTGAGGTGCGGGAGCCACGGCGAGCGGTCCACTATCACTCGAAGCGACACATGCTGCCAGAACCGGACTCCAAGCGACGAGTGACCACGCAGAGGCCTAGGGAGTTTAGGAAAAAG CCATCAGGTCACCTGACGCCGCTCGAGGAGGACGACATCGACAATGACGAAGTTATATCCGTCGCCATTGGCCCGCCTCCAATACGTCCGAAGTACGACAAAGTACATTGGAAGCACCCTCCCAAACCGGTGCAGCACAATGTCTCGAATGGCACCGCAAGCAACATCGTTAAGGACGTCTTAACGCAACTTGGCAGAGAGTTCCTATCGAGGCAAGTGAGCGAAGACTTCGTTTTTGGACAATACGTTGGAAATGCCATGAGGAATCTAACTGCCGATATTAAACTCAAAATGCAACATGATGTTCTGGAACTCATAGTGAGATACCAGAGGCTGAATCGGGGTGAAATCCCGAAAATGGACGACAGGAACGTGTCGAACACGATGCCGACGCTAAAGGAAATGAAGTTGGATAAAAAGTTTACACCTGCGAATGACACGGAAGACACGTGGCCTGATTTCTCAAACTTAGCTAAGATTGTTGGCTAA